A stretch of the Streptomyces sp. NBC_01264 genome encodes the following:
- a CDS encoding ABC transporter ATP-binding protein translates to MSNDAVVLTSVTKTYGGGDHKVTALGGVSLTLPAGSFTAIMGPSGSGKSTLLQCAAGLDRPDSGSVVVGGAELTGLSERALTLLRRERIGFVFQQFNLMPMLTAEQNVVLPLRLAGRKPGKEAVREALGRVGLADRAGHRPSEMSGGQQQRVALARALITRPDVLFGDEPTGALDSTTGREVLQLLRSLVDQGGQTVVMVTHDPVAASYADRVVFLADGQLSGELLRPTAHEVADRMTRLEEVPC, encoded by the coding sequence ATGAGCAACGACGCAGTCGTGCTGACGTCGGTGACCAAGACCTACGGCGGCGGCGACCACAAGGTCACGGCGCTGGGCGGGGTCTCCCTGACCCTGCCCGCCGGTTCGTTCACCGCGATCATGGGCCCTTCCGGATCGGGGAAGTCGACGCTCCTGCAATGCGCGGCGGGGCTCGACCGTCCCGACTCGGGGTCCGTCGTGGTGGGCGGCGCGGAGCTGACCGGGCTGTCGGAGAGGGCGCTGACCCTGCTCCGGCGCGAGCGGATCGGTTTCGTCTTCCAGCAGTTCAACCTCATGCCGATGCTGACGGCGGAGCAGAACGTGGTGCTGCCGCTGCGGCTGGCCGGCCGCAAGCCGGGGAAGGAGGCGGTGCGCGAGGCGCTGGGCCGGGTGGGTCTCGCCGACCGTGCCGGCCACCGGCCGTCGGAGATGTCCGGCGGCCAGCAGCAGCGGGTGGCCCTCGCCCGCGCGCTGATCACCCGGCCGGACGTGCTGTTCGGCGACGAGCCGACGGGCGCCCTGGACTCCACGACGGGCCGTGAGGTGCTGCAGCTGCTGCGCTCGCTGGTGGACCAGGGCGGCCAGACGGTCGTGATGGTGACGCACGACCCGGTGGCCGCCTCCTACGCGGACCGGGTGGTCTTCCTCGCGGACGGGCAGCTCAGCGGGGAACTGCTGCGGCCGACCGCCCACGAGGTGGCCGACCGGATGACCAGGCTGGAGGAGGTTCCGTGCTGA
- a CDS encoding NAD(P)/FAD-dependent oxidoreductase, with amino-acid sequence MNRNANTEVVVIGGGYAGVMAANRLTRRDDVTVTLVNPRADFVHRVRLHQLVGGSDASVIAYRDVLAEGVALVVDTVERIDADDRGLALTSGARLAYDYLVYAVGSGSADPGVPGAAEFAYPIATLEDAQRLRPALEAAPQTAVVTVVGAGPTGIETAAELAEQGRTVTLVCGGVLGPYLHARGRRSVAARLARLGVSIVDGPGSKVTAVTRDAVRLADGRELPAAVTIWTAGFAVPDLAVRSGLTTDPLGRLLTDETLTSVDDVRIVAAGDSAAPSGLPLRMSCQAAMPLGARAADTVLSRIADEAPATLNRPFAAQCISLGRTAGIFQFADRADVAVWFTIGGRPGAKLKELVCKVIPKHLADEAAKPGSYGLHQKSGGAARLRQLEAGRHQAPAPADRVA; translated from the coding sequence ATGAACCGGAACGCGAACACCGAAGTGGTCGTCATCGGCGGCGGATACGCGGGCGTCATGGCCGCGAACCGTCTGACGCGGCGCGACGACGTGACGGTGACCCTGGTCAATCCGCGCGCGGACTTCGTCCACCGGGTCCGGCTGCACCAGTTGGTGGGCGGGTCGGACGCCTCGGTCATCGCCTACCGGGACGTCCTGGCCGAAGGGGTCGCCCTGGTCGTCGACACGGTGGAGCGGATCGACGCCGACGACCGCGGCCTGGCGCTGACCTCGGGCGCCCGGCTCGCCTACGACTACCTGGTCTACGCGGTGGGCAGCGGCAGCGCCGACCCGGGCGTGCCGGGAGCGGCCGAGTTCGCGTACCCGATCGCGACGCTGGAGGACGCGCAGCGGCTGCGCCCGGCCCTGGAAGCGGCCCCGCAGACCGCCGTGGTGACGGTGGTCGGGGCGGGACCGACGGGCATCGAGACGGCCGCCGAACTGGCCGAGCAGGGCCGCACCGTGACCCTGGTCTGCGGTGGGGTCCTCGGCCCGTACCTGCACGCCCGGGGCCGCCGCTCGGTCGCCGCACGGCTGGCCCGCCTCGGGGTGAGCATCGTCGACGGCCCCGGCAGCAAGGTGACGGCGGTGACCCGCGACGCCGTGCGCCTCGCGGACGGACGGGAGCTGCCCGCCGCGGTGACGATCTGGACCGCCGGCTTCGCGGTGCCGGACCTGGCGGTGCGCAGCGGCCTGACCACGGACCCGCTGGGCCGCCTCCTCACGGACGAGACGCTGACCAGCGTGGACGACGTACGCATCGTCGCGGCCGGCGACTCGGCGGCCCCGTCGGGCCTGCCGCTGCGGATGAGCTGCCAGGCCGCGATGCCGCTGGGCGCACGCGCCGCCGACACGGTCCTGAGCCGGATCGCGGACGAGGCGCCGGCGACCCTCAACCGGCCGTTCGCCGCCCAGTGCATCAGCCTGGGCCGCACCGCCGGCATCTTCCAGTTCGCCGACCGGGCGGACGTCGCGGTGTGGTTCACCATCGGCGGCCGTCCGGGCGCGAAGCTCAAGGAACTCGTCTGCAAGGTCATTCCCAAGCACCTGGCCGATGAGGCGGCCAAGCCCGGTTCGTACGGCCTGCACCAGAAGTCGGGAGGCGCGGCGCGCCTGCGCCAGCTGGAGGCCGGACGGCACCAGGCCCCGGCCCCCGCCGACCGGGTCGCCTAG
- a CDS encoding AfsR/SARP family transcriptional regulator codes for MRTLLAALLLARGRVVPDSRLSWLLWGMCPPVTMSAQIYTYVSRLRKLLEPEVTIVRRAPGYAIEAEGSHIDIVDFERLERLGRTALQQGRYDEAGTLLGQALDLWHGPALGHTTEFLVENDGPQWEEGRAAALENRMEADLALGRHQQVTAELTRLVGEFPLRERMRAQLMTALYRSGRQADALRSFHEGRGTLAEELGVEPGAELTDAYQAVLDGSLAVAPVPPGAGVLAFASRPAPAMLPAEPGPFVGRERELAAVRRLLAPTGRPRRGLITGMAGVGKTALALRAAHGCAEDFPDGQLYADLADTQDGSKDTRAVLAQMLRALGHEAAGAARHDLDELVRLYRARTDGLRLLVVLDNVTDGGQLSALLPAGTAAAALVTGHPHLALATGPHTVVLEPMGEDDSLAVLAAAAGTERVAADLPAARRIVEHCDGLPLALRIAGARLASRPRWSVGLLAGRLEDPGNRLRELRFGDLDMGRSLRRWARRTSVPLDMLRRLAPLGERSFTVSAATMLLGLSHATAEDLLEQLADASLIEPADPVGGVLQYRFHRLVLLYARSLPVRMADAALPAAS; via the coding sequence ATGCGTACGTTGCTGGCGGCGCTGCTGCTCGCCCGGGGCCGGGTGGTGCCCGACTCCCGGCTGAGCTGGCTGTTGTGGGGCATGTGCCCGCCCGTGACGATGAGCGCGCAGATCTACACGTACGTCTCACGGCTGCGCAAGCTCCTGGAGCCCGAGGTCACGATCGTCCGGCGGGCCCCCGGGTACGCCATCGAGGCCGAGGGCAGCCACATCGACATCGTCGACTTCGAGCGGCTGGAGCGCCTGGGGCGCACGGCGCTCCAGCAGGGCAGGTACGACGAGGCGGGGACGCTGCTGGGCCAGGCGCTGGACCTGTGGCACGGACCCGCGCTGGGGCACACCACGGAGTTCCTCGTCGAGAACGACGGACCCCAGTGGGAGGAGGGCCGGGCGGCGGCCCTGGAGAACCGGATGGAAGCCGACCTCGCCCTCGGACGGCACCAGCAGGTCACGGCCGAACTCACGCGGTTGGTCGGCGAGTTCCCGCTGCGCGAGCGGATGCGTGCGCAGCTGATGACCGCCCTGTACCGGTCCGGACGCCAGGCGGACGCGCTGCGCTCCTTCCACGAGGGTCGCGGCACGCTCGCCGAGGAGCTCGGGGTGGAGCCCGGCGCCGAACTCACCGACGCCTACCAGGCGGTGCTGGACGGTTCGCTGGCCGTCGCGCCCGTTCCCCCCGGCGCCGGGGTGCTCGCCTTCGCCTCGCGTCCCGCGCCCGCGATGCTGCCCGCGGAGCCGGGCCCCTTCGTCGGCCGCGAGCGGGAGCTCGCCGCGGTCCGGCGCCTGCTGGCGCCCACCGGACGGCCCCGCCGGGGGCTGATCACCGGGATGGCCGGGGTCGGCAAGACGGCGCTGGCGCTGCGCGCCGCGCACGGCTGCGCGGAGGACTTCCCCGACGGACAGCTGTACGCGGACCTCGCGGACACGCAGGACGGTTCCAAGGACACCCGGGCCGTCCTGGCGCAGATGCTGCGCGCCCTGGGGCACGAGGCGGCGGGCGCCGCCCGTCACGACCTCGACGAACTGGTGCGCCTGTACCGGGCCCGCACCGACGGGCTGCGGCTGCTCGTCGTACTGGACAACGTGACGGACGGCGGCCAGCTCTCCGCCCTGCTGCCCGCGGGGACGGCGGCGGCGGCGCTGGTGACCGGCCACCCCCACCTGGCTCTGGCGACCGGTCCGCACACCGTCGTCCTCGAGCCGATGGGCGAGGACGACAGCCTCGCCGTGCTCGCGGCGGCGGCCGGCACGGAACGCGTGGCGGCCGACCTGCCCGCCGCCCGGCGGATCGTGGAGCACTGCGACGGACTGCCGCTGGCCCTGCGGATCGCCGGAGCCCGGCTGGCCTCGCGGCCCCGCTGGTCGGTGGGGCTGCTGGCCGGACGGCTGGAGGACCCCGGCAACCGGCTGCGCGAACTGCGCTTCGGCGACCTGGACATGGGCCGCTCGCTGCGGCGGTGGGCCCGCCGGACCTCGGTACCCCTGGACATGCTGCGCCGCCTGGCGCCGCTGGGCGAGAGGTCGTTCACGGTGTCGGCCGCCACCATGCTGCTCGGCCTTTCCCACGCCACCGCCGAGGACCTGCTGGAACAGCTGGCGGACGCCTCCCTGATCGAACCGGCCGACCCCGTCGGTGGCGTGCTCCAGTACCGCTTTCACCGGCTCGTACTGCTCTACGCCCGGTCCCTGCCCGTACGGATGGCCGATGCCGCGCTCCCTGCGGCGAGCTGA
- a CDS encoding FtsX-like permease family protein, producing the protein MRGKGPTTGISLLLPVAVATLRKRWLGFAGSFVALALGVALISATGLLVSTSAGFGNDDPSAPSLRKLLIFMAGMSGFVSVFVVASTFAFAVAGRRRETALLRAVGATPRQVRLLVLGEAVVVSLAASLCGALLGLAVAPLFARWLVSRGAAPEGFTVEFSAGPPLIAAAIEVGVAVAGAYAAARRSGRVRPVEALGDAAVDGRVMTPGRWLWAVGHLALLAAVLALFTTMPPGMSRDPQLRDPQNMPVWSLLIGIMAIMAVASFAPLLVPPLVRLFTLPVPLASGAVGLLARQNALASVRRTVSTATPIFLVVGLTGTVVGSTLAFGDARTIQAREALAAQYVVEPDGGAALAPGTVEELRRLDGVRTTTVRTTWLTGLDGDTAGTVAATAVDGDAATTWPLPTGSGSLERLRGSSVAVSGTLAAANGWQVGDTLTGSLDDGAPVTLTVVALVETPLSLAEVLLPYSVVAGHLEGDPQPTAAFLSTSPGAPAPVLAAASRAKVTADAAWGGKDDPRSRSDRIAMIALLGPALLYALIAIVNTMVMSTGDRLRDFSTLRLTGADSRQVLSVVGVEAALTAATATVLALLVTTGTQAATLMLIGQRILVSGPSLPLSLPWPAIGAAAAAGLGLALVSSLLPARLALRARAPGLASVRQ; encoded by the coding sequence ATGCGCGGCAAGGGGCCGACGACGGGGATCTCCCTGCTGCTGCCCGTCGCCGTGGCGACCCTGCGCAAGCGGTGGCTCGGCTTCGCGGGCTCCTTCGTCGCCCTCGCCCTGGGCGTCGCCCTGATCTCGGCCACGGGGCTGCTGGTCAGCACCTCCGCGGGGTTTGGGAACGACGACCCGTCGGCGCCGTCCCTGAGGAAGCTGCTCATCTTCATGGCGGGCATGTCCGGCTTCGTCTCGGTGTTCGTCGTCGCCTCGACGTTCGCCTTCGCGGTCGCCGGGCGGCGCCGCGAGACGGCGTTGCTGCGGGCGGTCGGGGCGACCCCCCGTCAGGTCAGGCTGCTCGTCCTGGGCGAGGCGGTCGTCGTCTCGCTGGCGGCCTCGCTCTGCGGGGCGCTGCTGGGCCTGGCCGTGGCGCCGCTGTTCGCCCGCTGGCTGGTCTCGCGCGGCGCGGCCCCCGAGGGCTTCACCGTGGAATTCAGCGCCGGGCCGCCGCTGATCGCGGCGGCGATCGAGGTCGGGGTGGCCGTGGCCGGCGCCTACGCGGCGGCCCGCCGCTCCGGCCGGGTGCGGCCCGTCGAGGCGCTCGGCGACGCGGCCGTCGACGGCCGGGTGATGACGCCCGGCCGCTGGCTGTGGGCGGTCGGCCACCTCGCCCTGCTCGCGGCCGTGCTGGCCCTGTTCACCACGATGCCGCCCGGGATGAGCCGGGACCCGCAGCTGCGCGACCCGCAGAACATGCCGGTCTGGTCGCTCCTGATCGGCATCATGGCGATCATGGCGGTGGCGTCGTTCGCCCCGCTCCTGGTCCCTCCACTGGTACGGCTGTTCACCCTGCCGGTGCCGCTGGCGTCCGGTGCCGTGGGTCTGCTGGCCCGGCAGAACGCGCTGGCCTCGGTCCGCCGTACGGTCTCCACCGCCACCCCGATCTTCCTGGTGGTCGGCCTGACCGGGACCGTGGTCGGCTCCACCCTGGCCTTCGGGGACGCCCGGACGATCCAGGCGCGCGAGGCGCTCGCCGCGCAGTACGTCGTCGAACCCGACGGCGGCGCGGCCCTGGCCCCGGGCACCGTGGAGGAACTGCGCCGGCTGGACGGCGTACGCACCACCACGGTCCGTACCACCTGGCTCACCGGCCTCGACGGCGACACCGCGGGCACCGTCGCGGCGACCGCCGTCGACGGGGACGCCGCCACGACCTGGCCGCTCCCCACCGGGTCCGGCTCGCTGGAGCGGCTCCGAGGCTCCTCGGTCGCCGTCTCCGGCACGCTGGCCGCGGCCAACGGCTGGCAGGTCGGGGACACCCTCACCGGCTCGCTGGACGACGGCGCCCCCGTCACCCTGACCGTGGTCGCCCTGGTCGAGACGCCCCTCAGCCTCGCCGAAGTGCTCCTGCCGTACTCCGTCGTGGCCGGGCACCTGGAGGGCGACCCGCAGCCCACCGCCGCCTTCCTCTCCACCTCCCCGGGGGCTCCGGCGCCGGTGCTCGCCGCGGCCTCCCGCGCGAAGGTCACGGCGGACGCCGCGTGGGGCGGGAAGGACGACCCCCGGTCCCGGTCCGACCGGATCGCGATGATCGCCCTCCTGGGCCCGGCACTGCTCTACGCCCTGATCGCGATCGTCAACACGATGGTGATGTCGACCGGCGACCGGCTGCGGGACTTCTCCACGCTCCGCCTCACCGGCGCCGACAGCCGACAGGTGCTCTCCGTGGTCGGGGTCGAGGCGGCCCTGACCGCGGCGACCGCCACGGTGCTCGCGCTGCTGGTCACCACCGGGACCCAGGCCGCCACCCTGATGCTGATCGGGCAGCGGATCCTGGTGTCCGGCCCGTCCCTCCCCCTGAGCCTGCCGTGGCCGGCGATCGGCGCGGCGGCTGCCGCGGGACTCGGCCTCGCACTCGTCTCCAGCCTGCTGCCCGCGCGGCTCGCGCTGCGCGCACGGGCACCGGGCCTGGCGTCCGTACGTCAATGA
- a CDS encoding helix-turn-helix transcriptional regulator codes for MTALSQDTGLAEAEIRGAFDELAALALLKPSDECGGKLRPVSPEVGLATLLASAEADVAARQARVETIRAEIAAIAAEHHSTQLFDSATRLQGLDAVRARLEELQRTTEFECLSLNPGGAHRPDARSAATPLNEQALDRGVTIRAVCRESFRNDPDTLAYAHWLTEHGSQMRTLPTVPIQMIIIDRRTALLPLDPADPRAGALEVQSPGIISALCALFEQCWSAGTVFGEQPETDRNGCTPIERTLLAMVASGDTDESAARKLGVSLRTVRRMMSNLMERLEAASRFQAGVNATRRGWL; via the coding sequence GTGACCGCCTTGTCCCAGGACACCGGCCTCGCCGAGGCCGAGATACGGGGCGCCTTCGACGAACTGGCCGCCCTGGCACTGCTCAAGCCGTCGGACGAGTGCGGAGGAAAGCTCCGGCCGGTGAGCCCCGAGGTGGGCCTGGCCACGCTCCTGGCTTCCGCGGAGGCCGATGTCGCCGCACGGCAGGCACGGGTGGAGACCATCCGCGCGGAGATCGCGGCCATCGCCGCCGAGCACCACAGCACCCAGCTGTTCGACAGCGCCACCAGACTCCAGGGGCTGGACGCGGTACGGGCCCGGCTGGAGGAGCTGCAGCGCACCACGGAGTTCGAGTGCCTCTCGCTCAACCCGGGAGGCGCGCACCGGCCCGACGCCCGCAGCGCCGCCACCCCGCTCAACGAGCAGGCGCTCGACCGCGGCGTCACCATACGGGCCGTCTGCCGGGAGAGCTTCCGCAACGATCCCGACACCCTCGCCTACGCACACTGGCTCACCGAGCACGGGAGCCAGATGCGCACGCTGCCCACCGTGCCCATCCAGATGATCATCATCGACCGGCGCACCGCGCTCCTCCCCCTGGACCCGGCCGACCCCCGCGCGGGCGCCCTGGAGGTTCAGAGCCCGGGCATCATCTCGGCCCTGTGCGCACTGTTCGAACAGTGCTGGTCCGCGGGAACCGTCTTCGGCGAGCAGCCCGAGACCGACAGGAACGGCTGCACTCCGATCGAGCGCACCCTCCTGGCCATGGTCGCTTCCGGAGACACCGACGAGTCCGCGGCGCGCAAGCTCGGCGTCTCCCTGCGCACGGTCCGGCGCATGATGTCCAACCTCATGGAGCGACTGGAAGCCGCCAGCAGGTTCCAGGCCGGGGTGAACGCCACCAGGCGAGGGTGGCTGTAA
- a CDS encoding ABC transporter permease translates to MLSVVLATVRARWTHFAGVFLAVALGVGLTASMGLALAATLDAPQELKDRDADAVFTVNAMLGTAAAVTTFTSVFVVASAFAFAVAQRQREFGLLRSAGATGRQLRVAVVAEAALVAVPAAGLGCLIGSAGGPALVEWMAREGLAPDWLTVQARVWPYAVAFGTGLVVALTGAFVASGRAAKTSAVEVLREAAVDKRVMTVGRWLFGGLLLALGAGLLVSKLVSDPADLLKRKTYTTQPMVLIGAFALLTPLAAGPLVRLVAWPAARMRGAVGMLVRESAAAGVRRTSALAAPVLVSVALAGSLLGSTDTVGAGRADEVRSRTAADFVVTSDGQLSDAAVDAAAVPGTRSAVSAATTVEYLYEGLVRTPEPARVVDPAAFAELSRPPLVEGSVKDLNDTSIVVNDEWPVTAVGQPVDVWRADGTKVSLTVAAVMRRGTGGNGAYVTAANGGGARPDRVEVRLEPGADRTAVAAALGAAVGAQGARAVTAEEWIAASQPETKRESRLAIFVVLGLALLYSLIALAGTMVAATSDRKRDLAVLRLSGATGGQVLRLVAVEAAVVVVAGAILGLLVTALNVLGTWSALSVLVGSAAPLSLPWGAMTAVAAACAAVAVPAAVLSAAVVLRGRVAPGAA, encoded by the coding sequence GTGCTGAGCGTGGTGCTGGCCACGGTCCGTGCCCGCTGGACGCACTTCGCCGGCGTCTTCCTCGCGGTCGCGCTGGGTGTGGGCCTGACGGCGTCGATGGGGCTCGCCCTCGCGGCGACCCTGGACGCGCCGCAGGAGCTGAAGGACCGTGACGCGGACGCGGTGTTCACCGTCAACGCGATGCTGGGCACCGCGGCGGCGGTGACCACCTTCACCTCGGTGTTCGTGGTGGCGTCGGCGTTCGCCTTCGCGGTGGCGCAGCGGCAGCGCGAGTTCGGTCTGCTGCGCTCGGCCGGCGCCACGGGGCGCCAGCTGCGGGTCGCGGTGGTCGCCGAGGCCGCGCTGGTGGCCGTGCCGGCCGCCGGGCTGGGCTGCCTGATCGGCAGTGCCGGCGGGCCGGCGCTGGTCGAGTGGATGGCCCGGGAGGGGCTCGCGCCGGACTGGCTGACCGTCCAGGCGCGGGTCTGGCCGTACGCGGTGGCCTTCGGTACCGGTCTGGTGGTCGCGCTGACCGGAGCCTTCGTCGCGTCCGGCCGGGCCGCGAAGACCAGTGCGGTCGAGGTGCTGCGGGAGGCGGCGGTCGACAAGCGGGTGATGACCGTGGGGCGCTGGCTGTTCGGCGGTCTGCTGCTCGCGCTCGGCGCGGGGCTGCTGGTGTCGAAACTGGTGTCGGATCCGGCGGACCTGCTCAAGCGCAAGACGTACACGACGCAGCCGATGGTGCTCATCGGTGCGTTCGCGCTGCTGACCCCGCTGGCGGCGGGGCCGCTGGTGCGGCTGGTGGCGTGGCCGGCGGCGCGGATGCGGGGGGCGGTGGGCATGCTGGTGCGCGAGAGCGCGGCGGCGGGCGTCCGGCGGACCTCGGCGCTCGCGGCGCCGGTGCTGGTGAGCGTGGCGCTCGCCGGGTCGCTGCTGGGGTCGACGGACACGGTCGGTGCGGGCCGGGCGGACGAGGTGCGCAGCCGGACGGCGGCCGACTTCGTGGTGACCTCGGACGGGCAGCTGTCGGACGCGGCCGTGGACGCGGCGGCCGTGCCGGGGACCCGGTCGGCGGTCTCGGCGGCCACCACCGTCGAGTACCTGTACGAGGGCCTGGTGCGGACGCCGGAGCCGGCGCGGGTGGTCGACCCCGCGGCGTTCGCCGAGCTGTCGCGGCCGCCGCTGGTCGAGGGCTCGGTGAAGGACCTGAACGACACGTCGATCGTCGTGAACGACGAGTGGCCGGTGACGGCCGTGGGTCAGCCGGTCGACGTGTGGCGGGCCGACGGTACGAAGGTCTCGCTGACGGTGGCCGCGGTGATGCGCCGGGGCACCGGCGGCAACGGGGCCTACGTCACCGCCGCCAACGGGGGCGGTGCCAGGCCCGACCGGGTCGAGGTCCGGCTGGAGCCGGGCGCGGACCGGACCGCGGTGGCGGCGGCGCTGGGCGCGGCCGTGGGCGCGCAGGGCGCGCGGGCGGTCACCGCCGAGGAGTGGATCGCGGCGTCGCAGCCGGAGACCAAGCGGGAGAGCCGTCTGGCGATCTTCGTGGTGCTGGGGCTGGCGCTGCTGTACTCGCTGATCGCCCTGGCGGGGACGATGGTCGCGGCGACCTCTGACCGGAAGCGCGATCTGGCGGTGCTGCGGCTGAGCGGGGCCACCGGCGGCCAGGTCCTGCGACTGGTGGCCGTGGAGGCCGCGGTGGTCGTGGTGGCGGGGGCGATCCTGGGCCTCCTCGTGACGGCGCTGAACGTGCTGGGCACGTGGTCGGCGCTGTCGGTGCTGGTCGGATCGGCGGCGCCGTTGTCCCTGCCGTGGGGTGCGATGACGGCGGTGGCGGCGGCCTGCGCCGCGGTCGCGGTGCCGGCGGCGGTGCTGTCGGCGGCCGTGGTGCTGCGCGGGCGGGTGGCGCCCGGCGCGGCGTGA
- a CDS encoding chorismate mutase, with translation MPRDSASHSSPACCPRGSRCAHGHRAWRPYVNEPSLSTTSKEHDMTAQTVSAAPTDTSEAAIAGLRDSIDLVDREILELLEDRRRLSEEVQRVRMASGGRRTELGRENVIIRRYADRLGRPGGAMALALLEFCRGSTGVLGGGAPR, from the coding sequence CTGCCGCGGGACTCGGCCTCGCACTCGTCTCCAGCCTGCTGCCCGCGCGGCTCGCGCTGCGCGCACGGGCACCGGGCCTGGCGTCCGTACGTCAATGAGCCCTCCCTCTCCACCACTTCGAAGGAGCACGACATGACCGCGCAGACCGTGTCCGCCGCGCCGACCGACACAAGCGAGGCCGCCATCGCGGGGCTGAGGGACTCCATCGACCTCGTCGACAGGGAGATCCTGGAGCTGCTCGAGGACCGGCGCCGGCTCTCCGAGGAGGTCCAGCGCGTCCGGATGGCCTCGGGAGGGCGGCGCACCGAGCTGGGGCGCGAGAACGTGATCATCAGGCGTTACGCCGACCGCCTCGGACGGCCGGGCGGAGCGATGGCCCTGGCCCTGCTGGAGTTCTGCCGGGGATCGACGGGCGTGCTCGGCGGCGGCGCACCGCGCTGA